A genomic stretch from Rhodomicrobium vannielii ATCC 17100 includes:
- a CDS encoding GTPase family protein, protein MSGRKDNLIWLRFALVALCFVLPSLTLIPLGGLWLWEKGYALYWVAGAFAFVGLAFLFQLAMFRRLDIPLRAPRDVELPEDAAADTWTPRENQAWDAVLEVADTVKVDDLTSWAAFWALGKRTIDAAARKLHPEQENPLWEFTAPEALTIIEQVAVRLKPVVADNIPLGDKLTIGQVIRIYEYRSLIDVAQKGYDIWRIIRMLNPAAAVTQELRERMSNQMYRWGREELAKRLARAYVKEVGRAAIDLYGGRLRVEPEDLQAHVTEATERDRRAASKVEAEPLRLLIGGQVNAGKSSLVNALLAEIRAGSDVLPLTNGFTAYELKREGVPQALLLDSPGLDSPDQPLQALVEEAANADLILWVASAVRPDRDLDARALEAIRAHFAERPNRRRPPMLFVLSHVDRLRPAREWSPPYDLDDASNAKAASIRGAVEAADADLGFAAEDTIPACLDTGVGLYNVDAIWAAITEKMPEAQRAQLVRTLQDIDKGFDWRKLRTQAANAGRIIAKAVFSGGERRP, encoded by the coding sequence ATGAGCGGCCGCAAGGACAATCTGATATGGCTTCGCTTCGCGCTGGTCGCGCTGTGCTTCGTGCTCCCCTCGCTGACGCTGATCCCGCTTGGCGGCCTGTGGCTGTGGGAAAAGGGCTACGCGCTCTACTGGGTCGCGGGCGCATTCGCCTTCGTCGGCCTCGCCTTCCTGTTCCAGCTCGCCATGTTCCGCCGCCTCGACATCCCGCTCCGAGCGCCGCGCGACGTAGAGCTTCCCGAGGACGCCGCCGCCGATACCTGGACCCCGCGCGAAAATCAGGCGTGGGATGCAGTGCTCGAAGTGGCCGACACGGTAAAGGTGGACGACCTGACAAGTTGGGCGGCGTTCTGGGCGCTCGGAAAGCGCACCATCGACGCCGCCGCCCGGAAGCTTCACCCGGAACAGGAAAATCCGCTTTGGGAGTTCACCGCGCCCGAGGCGCTGACGATCATCGAGCAGGTCGCCGTGCGCCTCAAACCCGTCGTCGCCGACAACATCCCGCTCGGCGACAAGCTCACCATCGGTCAAGTGATCCGAATCTATGAGTATCGCTCGCTGATCGACGTGGCGCAGAAGGGCTACGACATCTGGCGCATCATTCGCATGTTGAACCCGGCAGCGGCGGTCACGCAGGAGCTGCGCGAGCGCATGTCGAACCAGATGTATCGCTGGGGGCGAGAGGAACTCGCCAAGCGTCTCGCGCGGGCCTACGTGAAAGAGGTCGGCCGCGCCGCCATCGACCTCTACGGCGGGCGCCTGCGCGTCGAGCCGGAAGACCTTCAGGCGCATGTGACGGAAGCCACGGAGCGCGACCGCCGCGCCGCATCGAAAGTAGAGGCCGAGCCGTTGCGTCTTCTCATCGGCGGTCAGGTGAATGCGGGCAAGTCGAGCCTCGTGAATGCGCTTCTCGCCGAAATCCGCGCCGGGTCCGACGTGCTTCCGCTGACGAACGGCTTCACGGCTTACGAACTGAAGCGCGAGGGCGTGCCGCAGGCGCTGCTGCTCGACAGCCCCGGCCTCGACAGCCCGGACCAGCCGTTGCAGGCGCTTGTGGAGGAAGCGGCGAACGCGGATCTCATCCTGTGGGTCGCGAGCGCCGTGCGGCCGGATCGCGACCTCGACGCCCGCGCGCTCGAAGCCATCCGCGCGCATTTCGCCGAGCGGCCGAACCGTCGCCGCCCGCCCATGCTGTTCGTGCTGAGCCATGTGGATCGGCTGCGGCCCGCGCGGGAATGGTCGCCGCCCTACGATCTCGACGACGCGTCGAACGCGAAGGCGGCCTCGATCCGGGGCGCGGTCGAAGCGGCGGATGCGGACCTGGGGTTCGCTGCCGAGGACACAATCCCGGCCTGTCTCGACACGGGCGTGGGCCTCTATAATGTCGATGCGATCTGGGCTGCGATCACGGAGAAGATGCCCGAGGCGCAGCGCGCGCAACTCGTGCGCACGCTTCAGGACATCGACAAGGGCTTCGACTGGCGGAAACTCCGCACGCAGGCTGCGAACGCGGGCCGCATCATAGCGAAGGCCGTGTTTTCCGGCGGCGAGCGGCGTCCGTAG
- a CDS encoding DUF2312 domain-containing protein, with protein MGASGGSIDKSAKEQLRTVVERIERLEEEKAALAGDIKDIYAEAKANGFDTKALRKIISLRKKDASERQTEEAILATYMHALGMLE; from the coding sequence ATCGGCGCCAGCGGCGGCAGCATCGACAAGTCGGCGAAGGAGCAGCTCCGCACGGTCGTCGAGCGCATCGAGCGGCTCGAAGAGGAGAAGGCTGCGCTCGCGGGCGACATCAAGGACATCTACGCCGAGGCCAAGGCGAACGGCTTCGACACCAAAGCGCTGCGGAAGATCATTTCGCTCCGCAAGAAGGACGCGTCCGAGCGGCAAACCGAGGAAGCCATCCTCGCGACGTATATGCACGCCCTCGGCATGCTCGAATAG
- a CDS encoding SDR family oxidoreductase, which yields MPLKDTSRRAVVGGVASGLAAAVAGPTFAQKTQQPQAQAGGGSQPRGLVDPVGLHPKPPFEKQQQPWPGLNRDMTPVPDCGEKSYRGSGRLSGRKALVTGGDSGIGRAAAIAFAREGADVAINYLPYEEPDARDVADLIREAGRKAVLIPGDIKDEAFCERLVSEATEKLGGLDILVNNAARQFARDSLEDLTTAEFDETFKTNVYAMFWITKAALAHMKPGSSIINTTSVNAYDPSPHILDYATTKGAIMIFTKGLAKQLAPRGIRVNGVAPGPVWTPLQVTGGQFREDLPEFGANTPMGRPGQPGELASLYVLLASGEPSYSTGQIFGAVGGRGGP from the coding sequence ATGCCGTTGAAAGATACGTCACGCCGGGCCGTGGTTGGGGGCGTTGCGAGCGGACTGGCCGCCGCCGTCGCCGGACCGACGTTCGCGCAGAAAACGCAGCAGCCGCAGGCACAGGCGGGCGGCGGATCGCAGCCTCGCGGCCTTGTCGATCCGGTGGGTCTGCACCCCAAGCCGCCTTTCGAGAAGCAGCAGCAGCCCTGGCCCGGCCTCAACCGCGACATGACCCCGGTGCCTGATTGCGGCGAGAAATCCTATCGCGGCTCAGGGAGGCTCTCCGGCCGCAAGGCGCTCGTGACCGGCGGCGACTCCGGGATCGGGCGGGCCGCCGCCATCGCATTCGCCCGCGAGGGTGCCGACGTCGCCATCAACTATCTCCCTTATGAAGAGCCGGACGCGCGCGATGTGGCCGATCTGATTCGCGAGGCGGGCCGCAAGGCTGTCCTGATCCCCGGCGACATCAAGGACGAGGCCTTTTGCGAGCGGCTCGTAAGCGAGGCGACGGAGAAGCTCGGCGGTCTCGACATCTTGGTGAACAACGCCGCGCGTCAGTTTGCGAGGGATAGCCTTGAAGACCTCACCACGGCGGAGTTCGACGAGACGTTCAAGACCAACGTCTACGCCATGTTCTGGATCACGAAGGCCGCGCTGGCGCACATGAAGCCCGGCTCGTCCATCATCAATACGACGTCGGTCAACGCCTACGATCCCTCGCCGCACATCCTGGATTATGCGACGACAAAAGGCGCGATCATGATTTTCACGAAGGGCTTGGCGAAGCAACTTGCGCCGCGTGGCATCCGCGTAAACGGCGTTGCGCCGGGGCCGGTGTGGACGCCGCTACAGGTCACAGGCGGGCAGTTTCGCGAAGACCTCCCGGAATTCGGGGCGAACACGCCGATGGGGCGACCTGGGCAGCCGGGCGAACTCGCTTCGCTCTACGTGCTGCTGGCGTCAGGCGAGCCGAGTTATTCGACGGGCCAGATTTTCGGCGCGGTCGGCGGTCGCGGCGGACCGTAA
- a CDS encoding N-formylglutamate amidohydrolase produces MLYQPPSIETSSSRKPAPSSESWKSFEVSPGDPDTRLLVLCDHATNLMPPEYGKLGLDDVQLNRHIAYDIGALGIAREIGRRLRATVVSSRFSRLLIDPNRGEDDPTLIMRISDGAVVPGNTHVDDAEMERRIAAFFRPYHAAVAAEIDAMLARGQIPVIFSMHSFTNVWRGVPRKWQAAVLWDKDPRLPVPTLKQLRERTGFEIGDNEPYSGFLRNDTIFRHATLRGLPNVLVEVRQDLIREEAGQLEWAAILADSLAAILADPAHAEPLSRLEYYESRSDEEADRVMERVEKGDVETASGEE; encoded by the coding sequence ATGTTATACCAGCCTCCATCCATAGAAACGTCCTCCAGCCGCAAACCGGCACCCAGCAGCGAGAGCTGGAAAAGCTTCGAAGTCTCGCCTGGCGATCCGGACACGCGGTTGCTCGTCCTGTGCGATCACGCGACGAACCTGATGCCGCCCGAATATGGCAAGCTCGGCCTCGACGACGTGCAACTCAACCGGCACATCGCCTATGACATCGGCGCGCTCGGGATCGCGCGCGAGATCGGCCGTCGCCTTCGCGCGACCGTCGTTTCGTCGCGCTTTTCGCGCCTGCTCATCGATCCCAATCGCGGCGAGGACGATCCGACGCTCATCATGCGCATTTCCGATGGCGCGGTCGTTCCCGGCAATACGCATGTCGATGATGCCGAGATGGAGCGGCGCATCGCGGCCTTCTTCCGGCCCTACCATGCCGCCGTCGCCGCCGAGATCGACGCCATGCTGGCGCGGGGGCAGATCCCTGTCATCTTCTCGATGCACAGCTTCACGAATGTCTGGCGTGGGGTTCCGCGCAAATGGCAAGCGGCCGTCTTGTGGGATAAAGACCCGCGCCTGCCCGTCCCCACGCTGAAACAGCTTCGCGAGCGCACGGGCTTCGAAATCGGCGACAACGAGCCTTATTCCGGGTTCCTGCGCAACGACACGATCTTCCGCCATGCGACGCTGCGCGGCCTGCCGAATGTGCTCGTGGAGGTGCGACAGGATCTCATCCGCGAGGAGGCCGGGCAGCTCGAATGGGCCGCGATCCTCGCCGACAGCCTCGCCGCGATCCTCGCCGATCCAGCGCATGCGGAGCCGCTCTCACGCCTCGAATATTATGAATCGCGCTCGGACGAAGAAGCTGACCGCGTGATGGAGCGCGTGGAAAAAGGCGATGTGGAAACTGCCAGCGGCGAGGAATAG